From Mycolicibacterium nivoides, a single genomic window includes:
- a CDS encoding FGGY-family carbohydrate kinase, with translation MGILLTIDLGTEGARIGAFTEDGTPLGTTHRPYSTHHPRPGWAEQDPRDWWAAITAATRQLMDTDPCRAAGQVVAIAASTTASTVAVVDAAGTPLRPAILWMDARGAAESERTAQVSHQHPILQWSGGSDASEWLLPKAMWLKKHDPDAYRSAARIVEAVDYLTFRLTGRWVGSQMNAVCKYNYDSLAGRFPAELYAALGMEDLIAKLPDEIIPVGGAAGTLTAGAAADLAISGTPVVAVGGIDAHVSLLACGGKTDGLVSIVSGTSSAIVTEVDQPSTSKEVWGPYPNALTHDKWLVEGGQVTSGSVLKWTGESIMGVPRDELPGLIDQASAVDPAAHGLRALDYFMGNRTPHREARLRGAVIGLTLGTTKAELYRAMVEAVACGTRSVIDSFERSGVPCARLVFSGGIERNSLWQQVTIDVLGRPAELVIGENLTLRACAVIAATAAGIVPSLGAGSQLFAPKVRLLEPDPKRIAVYEHTFGDYQRLTAALRPIMCDTADGGSGAAGARGPFRVVR, from the coding sequence ATGGGAATCCTTCTGACGATCGACCTCGGCACCGAGGGTGCGCGCATCGGCGCATTCACCGAGGACGGCACCCCGCTGGGCACGACGCACCGCCCGTACTCGACCCATCACCCCAGGCCGGGCTGGGCCGAGCAGGACCCGCGGGACTGGTGGGCCGCGATCACCGCCGCGACTCGTCAGCTCATGGACACCGACCCGTGCCGGGCCGCCGGCCAGGTGGTCGCGATCGCCGCGTCGACCACGGCCTCAACCGTGGCGGTCGTCGACGCGGCCGGAACACCGTTGCGGCCGGCGATCCTGTGGATGGACGCCCGCGGCGCCGCCGAGTCGGAGCGCACCGCGCAAGTCAGCCACCAGCATCCGATCCTCCAGTGGTCCGGAGGATCCGACGCCTCCGAATGGCTTCTGCCAAAAGCGATGTGGCTCAAAAAGCATGACCCCGATGCCTACCGGTCTGCCGCACGCATCGTGGAGGCCGTCGATTACCTCACCTTCCGGCTGACCGGCCGATGGGTCGGCTCGCAGATGAACGCGGTCTGCAAGTACAACTACGATTCCCTCGCCGGGCGTTTCCCCGCCGAACTCTATGCCGCCCTCGGCATGGAGGATCTCATCGCCAAGCTGCCTGACGAGATCATTCCCGTCGGCGGGGCCGCCGGCACGCTCACCGCGGGCGCAGCTGCCGATCTCGCAATCTCGGGCACACCGGTCGTCGCCGTCGGCGGCATCGATGCGCACGTATCCCTGCTGGCCTGCGGGGGCAAAACGGACGGGCTGGTCTCCATCGTGTCCGGCACGTCCTCGGCCATCGTCACCGAAGTGGACCAGCCGAGCACATCCAAAGAGGTGTGGGGCCCGTATCCCAATGCCTTGACGCACGACAAGTGGCTGGTCGAGGGCGGTCAGGTGACCAGCGGTTCGGTACTCAAATGGACCGGGGAGTCCATCATGGGTGTGCCTCGCGACGAGCTGCCGGGGTTGATCGACCAGGCCTCCGCCGTCGACCCGGCCGCCCACGGCCTGAGGGCCCTCGACTACTTCATGGGCAACCGCACGCCGCACCGCGAAGCCCGCCTACGCGGTGCGGTGATCGGGCTGACACTCGGCACCACAAAGGCCGAACTGTATCGGGCGATGGTCGAGGCAGTCGCCTGCGGCACCCGCAGTGTTATCGACTCGTTCGAACGATCCGGAGTACCGTGCGCGCGCCTGGTCTTCTCCGGCGGCATCGAGCGAAACTCGTTGTGGCAGCAGGTCACGATCGATGTGCTCGGCAGGCCCGCAGAATTGGTGATCGGTGAGAACCTCACGCTTCGGGCCTGTGCGGTGATCGCGGCGACCGCCGCCGGGATCGTCCCGAGCCTAGGTGCGGGTTCACAACTTTTCGCCCCGAAAGTTCGTCTTCTCGAGCCCGATCCGAAGCGAATAGCCGTGTATGAGCACACCTTTGGCGACTACCAGCGGTTGACCGCCGCACTGCGCCCGATCATGTGTGACACCGCTGACGGTGGCTCGGGGGCCGCCGGTGCCCGTGGCCCGTTCCGGGTGGTGCGGTAA